The following nucleotide sequence is from Salvia miltiorrhiza cultivar Shanhuang (shh) chromosome 7, IMPLAD_Smil_shh, whole genome shotgun sequence.
CTATAATGCAGGAAATAACGTTCCGGTTGCACAATAATCATACGTTGTTCATTAAAAATGTGTGATTTGATCTATCTTGCAATCTGAATATGTATTATCTTGCAAAAGTCCTTGAAACTATGTATGATGTGGCAAGTTTCTTTCATCCATGCACGCGTTGCAGCTTTGTGATATAGAGTGCCACTGTTCAATGTGGTTGCCTTATTTCCGATTTCTTTTTACAACTCATTTAAGGTGAATGATCTTGTGGGGGCGTCAAAATCAATAACCGTGGTGCCACTAATGATGGATGATGATGTTAAATCTGATTGTGTGCGGAAGGCAGGGAGTCACACGAGGAATCTTCTCAGAGTGAAGCGTGGAGTTGACATGGTCAAGGTTTTGTTTGAGCACATTATTTCTTCACAGTACGTCCTCTTCCTGCAATCTCTGCACTAGTTGTTTCATGGTATTTGTactgtattttgtatttgtttcccCGCAAACTTTTGGGTTGCGATTACATAAGAGTCAAAAGTGATCATGCCCATATTATCGGATCAATTTTGGAACATGTAGCTAGCAGTCATAGATGGAAGTTTACAGCAATCAAGTGTTGAATTATTTTCACACACAGTGAGAGTTTAACTTAATTAGATCTAATAAATGAGATACATTtccttcaaaataaaaataaaaatgagctacattaaattaaaatcaCACTGAAACATGCAAAACACAATTCTGTGTGTTATGCATACAGAAATGAACTACTATCTGAATAATGACTGACATAATGTGAACAAAAAAACATGCAATATTTCCGCATCATGCATAGAATTGTGATGTAGCAATATTTGTCTTGGCGTTATGAAATTAGTGATCCCAATGAACCCTTGTATGTCAAGTGTATCCATACATATAGTGAATTTAAAGTATTTTAACGAAGATGGGAACCTCACAGGAATTTTGTATTTTGCATTCCCTATTTTTGAAAAGAATCATTCGGTTAACGGATAAAATTGATTTCTCAGTAATCTATGCCTAGCACAATGACTTATCTTGTAGTGCTTCAAATCTTGTTGTCTATAGGGGAAGTTCCCTGAAGGACCCAGCTTCAAAAGCTTATGCGCAAGTTTTTTCTCCATACCATGGATGGGCCATTAGAAAAGCTGTGGCTGCAGGAATGTATGCCCTTCCCACAAAGGCACAGCTGTTGAACAAACTGAATGAAGATGGTGAGTTTCATGTTTCTGCAGATCTCTTATTCCGTTAATTTGTATGTTAGCAAAGAACATAAACCTGTCTTCTCACGCATCTCTTGACATTCGCATGTTGATGCATAAGCTATATATTGATTTAGCAAGTTCTAATTCAAATAAACTCGGGATAGTTGGTCTTTGTCTAACCCGTTTGATTAAAATAAGAACTGATGAATTCAATCATAAATGTGCCAGATCCTAACTTGACTGATCAGCCAACATAAGCCATTTGGCTAATGATCATGAATGGGGAAAGAACTTATCATTTAAACCAAGGGCTCTACTTACTCACTATAGTAATTGTATTGCACgaattagagggtgtttggctaagcttattttaaagagcttataaaatgtaatgtctcaaagcttataagttgtcaaagtgtttgagTAATAAGCTTATTATAATTTAGAGAGTGAATAGTGAGGTACAGAGAACATTGTAGACGGATGAAATTGGAAATGTATTTGATGAAAATATCGAACCATGGTTGAGTTATTTTCGTAAAATGgttgttgcttataagataataatgagaaaataagttggaatTGATGAACTTGTTTTTTggacagcttataagctctgagagcttatttttatagcttataagttgtttaggagcttatttttttgtcaaacactttgaaagagcttataagctctttaaaacaaacACCCTCTTAGATTAACTTTTACTACATTGAGATCTTTGTAGTTCCTTTTTACTGTCTTCCCATTGGTTTCTATTCTTTTTGCTTGGCTATATGTGATGAATTGAATGTCTAGTTTTAATTCACACTTGCATGACTTTATCTTTTCAAAATGTCAAAAAAGTATTTTCTCTTTCAGAAACTTCAGCAAGAATTCAGATGCAGAACTTCGTAGCCTCGGCAGCTCGAGTCGTCAAGTACATCGAGCAGCTCTTCATCTCAAGAGGGTTAGGAACTGATTGGTGAAAATGGGATTCTTATAGTTCTGATTTCTGAACATCTCATCTATTAATCTTATATTATGTCTGTATTTTACTGATTTAATCATACTTGTATCTCAATATGTCAAACATActaatattttcattattacttTGTATTGGAAATAATTACTATTTGGTTAAATTAAATCATATATTCCTTCTTTAGTTTGAAATTAGCAAATTTGTTTGTTGAATGTATTTTTATGGACAACACTATTATATAAGCAAATTCAAAcctaatccgagaaaataaatcTGACCGAACACTTCGGTATGAGTTCAGGTTACCCAAAAAATTCAGGTTTCAATTTGAACCCAACCTAATTTTCTAGTAATACATATTTATAACTGGGATAATGGTTTGTAAATTAGCAAATTTTGGTCAAATCCTAATTTTACATACCACAAAAAGATTTTATGAACATATTAATTGCGATCAAAACTGGTCTATCTCCAAATTGACAATGATATGACCACCTGAAAATTTATGTCAGCATTAGTTTGAGGGTAATTTGATTTCGGTAGCAAAATCAGCAAAATATGACCAAAATCTGATTGATGGAAATTAGTCTAGCCCATGTATGATGCATTTATAAGGGCATTGAAACTTTAGTACTTCACTATAAAGCATAAATTGACAAATATTGTTTCTCTTAACTCTTAATTTTGGAGACTAATTTTCTATTTGGACAAATAAATAGTGCGATAAAAAAACCCATAGAAGTAATTTGGGCTGCTCGTTTTTCGAAACATATATGCTCACATAGGTTGACCAGGACCAAGCAGCAAGAATCCATCCATATAAGAGGTTTATTCGAAGGTTTTTGCAATATAGAAGCAACAATATAACTGTTTCGTATACTTTAACTTCTATAATAGGAGTCAAAATAGACTTAGAATAAGTAACATTTCTTCAATGCACATTTTGAAAGACCTTTGGAAGTGAAAAACACTGTCATTCCTGTGAAGATGTTCGGAAAATAACCTAAAATATCAAACAAGGAACTTCTTTAAGACAAAAACGGCCCAAATATCGTATAATGTGAAATAGATTTCACTAGTGTCAGCATATCCTAGAAACTTGTAGAGCGAAGAATTGACTCGAATGTTTACTCAGCATTAAAAGATGAGGGAAAGACACATTTAGCCAAACTCACATAGTTAAGGACTTATATAGCCACAAGATATAAAGTAAGACTTTAGTAACCAAAAGCCAATCAATTGACCAAACCGCCCTTCGTCTAAAATCATGCTTAATTAATACATGCAaaccaaattttattaaattgtttTTGCTTAaaggtacgtggcgttgtctcacagtccagacccagatcacCCAGTAATCtgtcgggcacgaggaaagtttccagccgatataccattcaagCTCATTTAGCAAATCATTTTGATCTTAACAGTCTAACATtttatcaggcccaacatgcttccgtaacacttcaaaataattcaaatcataaatcaacagttatacctttcgtcgactggtcaccttcaggagcttttatcgcgttttacggacttcttgcccactcggccttcgtccaaccacacGCTCGCAAGTGgtggttgcaaccttcttccttcactgtgttccggctttcgccgaatggtcaccttcaggaatcagtttctctccttcactgtgtctcgacgtcaaatatttttgttgaaaaatgaaaagaaaatatttttactcaacccggaatagttggacaaaaacaaagtgtttatagaggaattatataataattaatttatttcataaaaaaaaaacttccccaatggaggagacaaacttgttttagctactcatagtagctaattcttgtgtacataaaaaaaaaactaaactaaaactaaaaaaactttgaaagacaaaaattaaaattacaaagatagatTCTGAAGAGAGAGTGTGTAGTGTGAGAAAGTTGTGAAATTTTTCGATGCCTCTCTTCTCTCCAGTACTTGTGAATTTATAGAGGTCTGataccctctattattgcttggtggttggcctcggatactatcttcgtggccagcttgcttgaaattgacagccaccatcttttgttagccattattgccgacacttgttggtGTTGTCACATGTTCTGGGCCCTTGCTTTATCgatttgtgataatgctggtaggggccggctactTTCCTTCCACTCACATTTGTCCTGGAGCgctgagtggtcctcctgttattccacccacttttgtcgtttcttttgtgggtgcaatccttgctgtgaatcacatgattcactctgctctgtcggccaccttacttttttggtgcccgaggggtcctcccctttggagtctgatgcttgtcgtgttcatcagaccggaacctccttctatCGGGTTTTGGGAAGAAACccttgccgaattctggctccttctgcgatgaacattgatcgcagattttctcgatccaCTGGCCCgaatgagccatgttgcagaatttgcgacgagtctctttgctccccgcaatcttgttGTCCCAAATCGTTTGCCTCTTTTTCTCAaaagatttttcggcaaactcGGTTGTTGTCCCTGTCATTGTGTttaccaggaacgttcccagatcagaactttgaaagaacttgaatctggacttcattttgtccatctctgtaagacagacccatagcccccatgctcgtctcgtggagatttgatcctccgtgaatgttgaggcgattgggacttgaaaatcaggaactttgatccggttcaaagctcctgtatctggtctccgaagcttgatgaaatggaaAGCTTCATAGACTCCTTTTCCAACAGGTTCTGGTGCTGCGCTGAAGAAGTACAGTTCCAGAACGTCTCCCCGtttaagggactcgttgttctcccaggcTTCAAACACCGTTCTCTGGATCcacttgggtagacccttgatttcgttgaaggctggagcagtggtataaactgaggccaaagccccaaactcataccattccttaaTGTGGTCTGGATTAGCTCCCGGAGTTGTCCAGATCCTAGGGTATctccctgcaacatcaacccggcaatttcccggattaatgccttTTCTCGTGatgagtttctcccatctgTCTTGAtaaatctgccaagaaggagaaatatcaacaaaattagtatcaatcttaAGTTGGCCTGTCattggcctaagattgatctctccctcttttaccccagaggtggtgggttgacatgttggttcagggagtgaccccttaacaacattttttcctcgagcgtccggctgtgaaaccattctctcaggacttgtgctaggggtacttgaatcccctgctacaggtaatccgccctgtacggaaagcattgctttagcccgattttcacggacaacgcgcaagagcggcttgttgagtacttcctgaagattgaacatcttcatgaagcaatcatcgatttggttggatacttgggcttcgtcagccgcttgtatctttccagcttgtttagtgtgtagtacacacttctgccattcttgttgtagcagctctaaacttgcaaagagctgcccctgtataacctcgatggcctccacttcagggagctccatcccttgtcaagaaatctgcaagaacattctgatcagatttcaaaacgacaatatcataatcataatattggcattctgcttgccacctaatcaatctagccttttcaggtttagattcaatctttttagttaagaaagctttaacgttagtgttatcaactttcaaaacaaattttttagcaagtaagaatagcggccattttttgaacgccttcctgactgcaaaaaactctttctcgtttatgtgccatcgcacagcctcgttgttggagaaaagaccgctacagtatctgcaaggttcttctccataaggggtgatctttgtgagcactgctgcccaccatgaatcacttgcgtcggtgtagaggaccagatcatcctcgtcttgtggaattgaaagttttgggagatttttgcaaatctctttcaacttctttataccctctcgatgttcttccttccatatgaatggaacatctttcttcagtagtggactgaagatctttctgtgttctgcaaggtttttgataaacatccctgcaaaattgacaaccccgagaaaactttggagctgcttcttctccttgagatcctccagaaaattctggaccttttccacaatatgatcttgtagaatgattccagattcatcgatctcaatccccagaaactccatcttctgggtggcaatgactgccttcttttcagacagcactagtccttcttgttgacaaacatccgcaaagatctccagatgcctgacatgttcatgaatgttttttgatgcaataaggatatcatcaatataaacatacataaacgaagaataatctttgaagagattatccattttcctttggaatatctgaggcgcattggctaaccccattggcatgacattccagacataatgtccttgtggagttgagaaagctgtgaacttcttactcccttcttccatgcgaatctggtagaatcCGAATTTACAATCGAACTtcgagaatacccttgcacttctgatgcagttgatgaggtgttctctacttgggatgaaatatccatcgaactcaagaatgtcattaattcctttataattaatgaccaatcttggttttcctcgcttgatctccccatgatttctcaccagaaatcccggactgctgtagggtgatcttccttcttcgatcagctttaactcaaggtgttccttgattatactcatcatatcctgttgatcttgagggttcatcaggataggtttgTACctaacgaactcatgctcctttccagttttgactttcaaggttgctctgagctggttcttgtcccaccatgccaaaggattctcgtggtaacacttctggattctccttttgacatcagcgatggacacctgttcttcctccttgatatctttgtgtgatatcagggatactttgaggatttgaatttcttcctcagagagatttgggaatccctcagttctgcatttgagcaaaacttctccgaatctcctttgatccttcatctgGGGtcgccggagtctgccatcatcaccacgcttgctgcggaatttgattggcattgaacgatgaaaagctccattgagcctttgcacaatgattttgtgatcacaattagttgtgaacactagcctccgggcttcattgtcctgtatgtacctcttgaagctttgcagaaaattattgccgaataatatatctgctccggtatcatggaaataa
It contains:
- the LOC130991896 gene encoding accelerated cell death 11, producing the protein MEEDKPLRKMADAFKELSNRLSQFPEGEEARLELAPFSNACSLVSPLFRCLGIAFKFAELDYVAKVNDLVGASKSITVVPLMMDDDVKSDCVRKAGSHTRNLLRVKRGVDMVKVLFEHIISSQGSSLKDPASKAYAQVFSPYHGWAIRKAVAAGMYALPTKAQLLNKLNEDETSARIQMQNFVASAARVVKYIEQLFISRGLGTDW